A genomic window from Providencia alcalifaciens includes:
- the gltS gene encoding sodium/glutamate symporter: MTFQIDTLTTLFLTVICLLMGVHLKKRIEWLQRFCIPSPVIGGFLISLLIWGLKSFDLAEITFDTSLQSFLMVAFFTTVGIDGSFRVLKSGGRLLITYLLICWTLVIFQDTFGAGLAHLLGIDPVIGIMAGGVSLTGGHGGAAAFGGMAEGLGVQSATVAAIAAATFGLISGSLLGGPIASYLIKKHKVTIQAEENVENVKVEEKLAGKIDSIDAHAFLKMLALILGVMVVGQFASAQFTKATGFSLPSYVGAMIIAIIVRNINDQVEVVRINQKSINLISDVSLGLFLTMAMMSLKIWELKVIALPLFIILLAQTIAIILFVVFVVFRLLGKNYDAAVMCSGMMGHGLGATPNAMANMSSVCERYKQVSMKAFMIVPLSGAVLIDLVGIPYHTWLINMLS; the protein is encoded by the coding sequence ATGACATTCCAAATCGACACACTCACCACCCTCTTTCTAACAGTAATTTGCCTACTGATGGGTGTTCACCTCAAAAAACGCATTGAATGGCTGCAACGTTTTTGTATCCCTTCCCCGGTTATTGGTGGTTTTTTAATCAGCTTACTTATTTGGGGATTAAAGTCTTTCGATTTAGCTGAAATTACGTTCGATACCAGCTTACAGTCATTCTTAATGGTGGCGTTCTTTACGACTGTTGGTATTGATGGCAGCTTCCGCGTATTAAAAAGCGGCGGGCGCTTACTCATTACTTACCTGTTAATTTGCTGGACATTAGTTATTTTCCAAGACACCTTTGGTGCTGGTCTGGCACATTTATTAGGTATCGACCCAGTTATCGGGATCATGGCGGGTGGTGTTTCCTTAACAGGTGGGCACGGTGGTGCGGCTGCCTTTGGTGGTATGGCTGAAGGTCTTGGCGTACAGTCTGCAACCGTTGCGGCGATTGCAGCGGCAACGTTTGGCCTGATTTCAGGAAGCTTATTAGGTGGCCCTATCGCGAGCTACTTAATTAAAAAACACAAAGTCACTATTCAAGCCGAAGAAAATGTTGAAAACGTGAAAGTTGAAGAGAAGTTGGCTGGTAAAATCGACTCTATCGACGCCCATGCATTCTTAAAAATGTTAGCGCTGATTTTAGGTGTGATGGTCGTAGGTCAATTTGCTTCTGCGCAATTCACTAAAGCCACAGGTTTCTCTTTACCAAGCTATGTAGGCGCAATGATTATCGCAATTATTGTGCGCAACATTAACGACCAAGTTGAAGTTGTTCGTATTAACCAAAAATCCATCAACTTAATTTCTGATGTTTCACTGGGCTTATTCTTAACCATGGCAATGATGTCGCTTAAAATTTGGGAACTGAAAGTCATCGCGCTGCCATTATTCATCATCTTACTGGCGCAAACTATCGCCATCATCCTGTTCGTTGTTTTCGTCGTCTTCAGACTGTTAGGCAAAAACTACGATGCCGCAGTAATGTGTTCAGGCATGATGGGACATGGTTTAGGTGCAACACCGAACGCAATGGCTAACATGTCATCGGTCTGTGAGCGCTACAAGCAGGTTTCCATGAAAGCGTTTATGATTGTGCCATTAAGCGGTGCTGTACTTATCGACCTCGTGGGAATTCCTTACCACACTTGGTTAATTAACATGCTCAGCTAA